A genome region from Mycolicibacterium litorale includes the following:
- a CDS encoding cysteine hydrolase family protein: MPQQPLIVGNPVLVVVDIQQGGGMPADEVGIDHMPGHAERVARAEQLVAAARAADIPVVFFQEVHRPSGVDFGRELDGTEGVHCVAGHPGTDLEPSLRPRPERDDREFHIVKRRYSGFIGTEFDIVLRGLKASTLILIGGLTDVCVHYTFADAHQRDYYVRVVSDCVGGSSQYRHDAALDAMEYLQTGALRTTDEILAAFGAWAPDALVLEGAAR; the protein is encoded by the coding sequence GTGCCCCAACAACCACTCATCGTGGGCAACCCCGTGCTCGTCGTCGTCGACATCCAACAGGGCGGGGGGATGCCGGCCGACGAGGTGGGCATCGACCACATGCCCGGGCACGCCGAACGGGTTGCTCGCGCAGAGCAATTGGTGGCCGCCGCGCGCGCCGCCGACATTCCGGTCGTGTTCTTCCAGGAGGTGCACCGGCCCAGCGGCGTCGATTTCGGCCGCGAACTCGACGGCACCGAAGGGGTGCACTGCGTGGCCGGTCACCCGGGCACCGACCTCGAGCCGTCGCTGCGTCCACGCCCGGAGCGTGACGACCGTGAGTTCCACATCGTCAAACGCCGCTACTCCGGGTTCATCGGCACCGAATTCGACATCGTGCTGCGCGGATTGAAGGCCTCCACCCTCATCCTCATCGGCGGGCTGACCGATGTGTGCGTGCACTACACGTTCGCCGACGCCCATCAGCGGGACTACTACGTGCGGGTGGTGTCCGACTGCGTCGGCGGCTCGTCGCAGTACCGCCACGACGCCGCGCTCGACGCCATGGAGTACCTGCAGACCGGCGCGCTGCGCACCACCGACGAGATCCTCGCCGCCTTCGGCGCCTGGGCTCCCGACGCGCTCGTCCTCGAAGGAGCGGCCCGATGA
- a CDS encoding ABC transporter permease — MRTFVTTRIAAMFAILVALTGVMFVLAHISPLDPVKSQLGAQASQEAVAARREALGLNDPVLVQFWNYLTGAVTGDLGTSYRTRHPVASDLGDFLPATLELAFFGIVIALVLAALLAFSTTLKWRGSAVLRAVLFTGSSAPMFLLGILGLIVFYQQLGWVPANGRSGITNAPSGPTGLLTVDGLLHARFDVVADAFHHLLLPAVVIALGPAVAIGRVLRSSLVGDTDSDYARTARAKGLSEGRIMVGHVLRNSVGAALSMTGLQIGLMFSGVLVVEQVFGWPGIGQYIAQSIPVADFPAIAGVTLMLGALYVFINTMVDLLQAAADPRITVKGG; from the coding sequence ATGCGGACCTTCGTGACGACCAGGATCGCCGCCATGTTCGCGATCCTCGTCGCGCTGACCGGTGTGATGTTCGTGCTCGCCCACATCTCACCGCTGGACCCGGTGAAGTCACAGCTGGGCGCCCAGGCCTCGCAGGAGGCCGTCGCCGCCCGCCGGGAGGCGCTCGGCCTCAACGATCCGGTACTCGTACAGTTCTGGAACTACCTGACCGGTGCGGTGACGGGTGATCTCGGCACGTCGTACCGCACCCGCCACCCCGTCGCGTCCGACCTCGGCGACTTCCTGCCCGCCACACTGGAACTGGCGTTCTTCGGCATCGTCATCGCCCTGGTGCTCGCCGCTCTGCTGGCGTTCAGCACCACGCTGAAGTGGCGTGGATCGGCGGTACTGCGGGCCGTCCTGTTCACCGGTTCGTCGGCGCCGATGTTCCTGCTCGGCATCCTCGGTCTGATCGTCTTCTACCAGCAGCTCGGTTGGGTGCCGGCCAACGGCCGGTCCGGCATCACGAACGCGCCGTCCGGTCCGACCGGCCTGCTCACCGTGGACGGGCTGTTGCACGCCCGGTTCGACGTCGTCGCGGACGCATTCCACCACCTGCTCCTGCCCGCCGTGGTGATCGCGCTCGGTCCGGCGGTGGCGATCGGTCGGGTGCTGCGGTCGAGCCTGGTGGGTGACACCGACAGCGACTACGCGAGAACCGCACGGGCGAAGGGTCTTTCGGAAGGCCGGATCATGGTCGGTCACGTGCTGCGCAACTCCGTCGGTGCGGCGCTGTCGATGACCGGCCTGCAGATCGGTCTGATGTTCTCCGGCGTCCTCGTCGTCGAGCAGGTGTTCGGCTGGCCCGGCATCGGCCAGTACATCGCCCAGAGCATCCCGGTCGCCGACTTCCCGGCCATCGCCGGCGTCACGCTGATGCTCGGCGCGCTCTACGTCTTCATCAACACCATGGTGGACCTCCTGCAGGCGGCCGCCGATCCCCGCATCACCGTCAAAGGAGGATAA
- a CDS encoding ABC transporter permease translates to MAVALPAPTMVRVRRRVPALPQSRSAVVNWIGFSSIVVVTLVAVAVPVISPHDPLLPVGMPLQAPGVDGFLLGTDSVGRDILSRVLYGARSSWFAALAVVALGLFIGGLIGVIAGTAGGWIDSTLMRITDAFLSLPAPVLAIAVVAALGPGFLHTLIAVSIVWWPFYARLVRGEIARLAARPHVEAAKLAGVGPIRLATRHLVPGAVPNAVVAASMDIGTLILTLAALSFLGLGQSAPAPELGADSARNLSYFLQQWWIPVMPGLGVLVLALVGNIAGDSLRNLMKGR, encoded by the coding sequence ATGGCGGTGGCGCTGCCGGCCCCCACCATGGTGCGGGTGCGGCGACGGGTGCCGGCCCTGCCACAGTCACGGTCGGCGGTGGTCAACTGGATCGGCTTCTCGAGCATCGTCGTCGTCACCCTGGTCGCGGTCGCCGTACCGGTGATCTCACCCCACGATCCACTGCTGCCCGTCGGGATGCCACTGCAGGCACCCGGTGTCGACGGATTCCTCCTCGGCACCGACAGCGTCGGCCGCGACATCCTGTCGCGGGTGCTCTACGGGGCACGCTCGAGCTGGTTCGCGGCGCTGGCCGTGGTGGCGCTCGGCCTGTTCATCGGCGGGCTGATCGGGGTGATCGCCGGCACGGCCGGAGGCTGGATCGATTCGACGCTGATGCGGATCACCGACGCGTTCCTGTCGCTGCCCGCACCGGTTCTCGCGATCGCGGTGGTCGCCGCGCTCGGGCCTGGCTTCCTGCACACGCTGATCGCCGTGTCGATCGTGTGGTGGCCGTTCTACGCGCGGCTGGTGCGCGGCGAGATCGCGCGGCTCGCCGCCCGCCCCCACGTCGAGGCCGCCAAACTCGCCGGGGTCGGTCCGATCCGGCTGGCCACCCGCCACCTGGTGCCCGGTGCGGTGCCGAACGCGGTGGTCGCGGCCAGCATGGACATCGGCACGCTGATCCTCACCCTGGCCGCGCTGTCGTTCCTCGGGCTCGGTCAGTCCGCGCCCGCACCGGAACTGGGCGCGGACTCGGCCCGCAACCTGAGCTATTTCCTGCAGCAATGGTGGATTCCGGTGATGCCCGGACTCGGCGTGCTGGTCCTGGCGCTGGTCGGCAACATCGCCGGCGACAGCCTGCGCAACCTCATGAAGGGCAGGTAG
- a CDS encoding dipeptide ABC transporter ATP-binding protein: MGIAVSEADAPAVVPSTPDPVATVGDLRVTFRRNGRAIHALRGVSLAIARGEILGLVGESGSGKSVLGFGLLGLLPDNATTTGTIRVAGSDMVRGEAKALRKVRRLDLGAVFQDPMTSLNPTMRIGKQVAEAAGSEDEALRLLTAVGIPEPDRRMRAFPHELSGGLRQRVMIAIAIAGDPDLIVADEPTTALDVTVQAQVLRLLRRLRDEIGCSIVLITHDLGVAAQISDRIAVLYAGRIAEIGPSAAVLATPAHPYTHGLLRSRLTLDTARDRPLAALAGAVPSAVTPLPGCAFVPRCALATEECNTAPPDPLAVAAERVSACIRPFAEVAERLGAAATTTGQAFPATYTDRGELPPSVALRDVTKTFSVARRWLDRSADRDGKLHALRGVSLRVGHGESIALVGESGSGKSTLLRVIAGLEPPSSGSVELIGEERPQMVFQDAGASLTPWLSVGELIGERLRRTGLSRSRRRERVAEVLERVGLPADIAKSRAGQLSGGQRQRVSLARATVVPPEVLLCDEPTSALDVSLAASVLNLIGDLRRSLDMSVVFVTHDLSVARVVADRIAVMYLGRIVEIGPADRVIARPAHPYTQALVDSIPDLGHEPRSLAGEPASPLSPPTGCAFHPRCPLAIDACGDTGLDVRLEGFPGNPHQVACIERKAG; the protein is encoded by the coding sequence ATGGGCATCGCTGTCTCCGAAGCCGACGCACCCGCCGTGGTGCCGTCGACGCCGGACCCGGTCGCCACCGTCGGCGACCTGCGGGTGACCTTCCGCCGCAACGGCCGCGCCATCCACGCGCTGCGCGGCGTCTCGCTGGCCATCGCGCGCGGTGAGATCCTCGGTCTGGTCGGCGAATCCGGTTCGGGCAAAAGCGTTCTCGGGTTCGGTCTGCTCGGTCTGCTACCGGACAACGCCACCACCACGGGCACGATCCGCGTCGCCGGGTCCGACATGGTCCGCGGTGAGGCGAAGGCGCTGCGCAAAGTGCGCCGCCTCGATCTGGGTGCGGTGTTCCAGGATCCGATGACCTCGCTGAATCCCACCATGCGCATCGGCAAGCAGGTGGCCGAGGCGGCGGGCAGCGAGGACGAGGCACTACGCCTGCTGACCGCCGTCGGTATCCCGGAGCCGGACCGCCGGATGCGGGCCTTCCCACACGAACTGTCCGGCGGTCTGCGGCAACGAGTGATGATCGCGATCGCGATCGCCGGTGACCCCGACCTCATCGTCGCCGACGAACCCACCACCGCGCTCGACGTCACGGTGCAGGCCCAGGTGCTGCGGCTGCTGCGGCGCCTGCGCGACGAGATCGGTTGCAGCATCGTGCTGATCACCCACGACCTCGGTGTGGCCGCCCAGATCTCCGACCGCATCGCGGTGCTCTACGCCGGCCGGATCGCCGAGATCGGCCCCAGCGCTGCGGTGCTGGCCACCCCGGCTCACCCCTACACCCACGGATTGCTGCGCTCCCGGCTGACGCTCGACACCGCGCGGGACCGCCCGCTGGCCGCACTCGCCGGCGCGGTGCCCAGCGCGGTGACACCGCTTCCCGGGTGCGCGTTCGTTCCGCGCTGTGCGCTGGCCACCGAGGAGTGCAATACGGCGCCACCGGATCCGCTCGCGGTGGCAGCCGAGCGCGTCAGCGCGTGCATCCGCCCGTTCGCGGAGGTCGCTGAGCGGCTCGGGGCCGCGGCCACCACCACCGGACAGGCGTTCCCCGCCACCTATACCGACCGTGGGGAGTTGCCGCCGTCGGTGGCGCTGCGCGACGTCACCAAGACCTTCTCGGTGGCCCGGCGATGGCTCGACCGGTCAGCCGACAGGGACGGGAAACTGCATGCGCTGCGTGGCGTTTCGCTGCGCGTCGGGCACGGGGAGTCGATCGCGCTGGTCGGGGAGAGCGGTTCGGGCAAATCCACCCTGCTGCGGGTCATCGCCGGGCTCGAGCCACCGTCGTCGGGATCGGTCGAGCTGATCGGAGAAGAGCGCCCGCAGATGGTGTTCCAGGATGCGGGCGCCTCGCTGACGCCATGGCTGTCGGTCGGTGAGCTGATCGGCGAGCGGTTGCGCCGGACAGGGCTGTCCCGGTCCCGCCGGCGGGAGCGGGTCGCCGAGGTGCTCGAGCGCGTCGGGTTGCCCGCCGACATCGCCAAGTCCCGCGCGGGTCAGCTGTCGGGCGGTCAACGACAACGTGTCTCGCTGGCCCGTGCGACGGTGGTGCCGCCCGAGGTGCTGTTGTGCGACGAGCCGACCAGCGCACTGGACGTCTCCCTGGCCGCATCGGTCCTGAACCTGATCGGCGACCTGCGACGGAGCCTCGACATGTCGGTGGTGTTCGTCACCCACGATCTGTCGGTGGCCCGGGTGGTCGCCGACCGCATCGCGGTGATGTACCTCGGCCGCATCGTCGAGATCGGGCCCGCCGACCGGGTGATCGCCCGGCCCGCACACCCGTACACCCAGGCCCTGGTCGACTCGATCCCCGATCTGGGGCACGAACCGCGGTCCCTGGCGGGGGAGCCGGCCAGCCCGTTGTCCCCGCCCACCGGATGCGCCTTCCATCCGCGGTGCCCGCTGGCGATCGACGCCTGCGGCGACACCGGACTGGACGTCCGCCTCGAAGGCTTCCCCGGCAACCCCCACCAGGTCGCCTGCATCGAGCGGAAGGCCGGCTGA
- a CDS encoding TetR/AcrR family transcriptional regulator: MPLTRAGRPRLNTARRPGMSARDEILDAAGELFTTLGYASTSTRHIAESVGIRQASMYHYFKTKDDILCALLSQTVTPTLGFIPSLLGARPALTAAEHLHALAAFDGDQLLSGRWNLGALYLLPELRDARLEPFWSDRERLRLHYLALSRGVLDQTGVHEAAADLPFRLVESLVNMWSVPAGPRREELPVHVADACLRVLGVPDGATAALRARSGEAVRDYTRSLSALPVTSVR, from the coding sequence ATGCCGCTCACCCGGGCCGGTCGTCCGCGCCTGAACACCGCACGACGCCCCGGCATGTCGGCGCGTGACGAAATCCTCGATGCCGCAGGCGAACTGTTCACCACGCTGGGGTACGCGAGCACCTCGACGCGCCATATCGCGGAATCGGTCGGCATCCGGCAGGCGTCGATGTACCACTACTTCAAGACCAAGGACGACATCCTCTGCGCGCTGCTGAGCCAGACGGTCACCCCCACATTGGGTTTCATCCCCAGCCTGCTGGGTGCGCGGCCGGCGTTGACGGCCGCCGAGCACCTGCACGCGCTCGCGGCGTTCGACGGTGACCAATTGCTCAGCGGACGGTGGAATCTGGGCGCGTTGTATCTGCTGCCGGAGTTGCGCGACGCCCGCCTGGAACCGTTCTGGTCCGACCGCGAACGACTGCGGTTGCACTACCTCGCGCTCAGCCGCGGCGTACTCGATCAGACCGGCGTCCACGAGGCGGCCGCTGATCTGCCGTTCCGCCTGGTGGAGTCACTGGTCAACATGTGGTCGGTGCCCGCGGGCCCGCGGCGCGAGGAGTTGCCGGTCCACGTGGCCGACGCCTGCCTGCGGGTGCTCGGGGTCCCCGACGGTGCCACCGCCGCCCTGCGGGCCCGCAGCGGGGAGGCGGTGCGGGACTACACCCGCTCACTGAGTGCGTTGCCGGTGACATCGGTCAGATAG
- the atzF gene encoding allophanate hydrolase, translated as MSAVDRVHAAYTTIESTARPEIWIALRPLADALADARAVDAAVAAGAGLPLAGLTAAVKNNVDVAGIPTTAACPGYAGEAALADAPVVARLRAAGAVVIGVTNLDQFATGLVGTRSPHGAVRDARRPEYISGGSSSGSAVAVALGIVDVGIGTDTAGSGRVPAALQGIVGIKPTYGVVPTDGVVPACRSYDCVTVFARDLDTADAAMGVLAGADETTAARPFPPGAPLGAPAEPRVAVPRELPGLNPAWQNAFGDARARLEERGVSVREIDLTPFLEAARLLYDGGLVAERHEAVGEFVDAHPDQVDPTVGAIISAAGTVPATRLLRDRVRLAELTAVAMAELGDCDALLIPTTTEHPTIAEVEADPIGVNSRLGTYTNFCNLMDMCAVAVPSGTVDGAQFGVSVVARAGADALALDIARRVMAHSDPVVRQMVWPMRAGLQAVPLLVVGAHLRGQPLAWQLDQRGARWVGPVLTAPLYRLSRLDTDPPKPGLMRVGAASGAAIGGELWLIGAAMLGDFLAALPAPMMLGRVTLADGTEVVGFGCALDAWESGEDISSYGDWRRYLTDVTGNALSERV; from the coding sequence ATGAGCGCCGTCGACCGCGTGCACGCCGCGTACACCACGATCGAGTCCACCGCGCGACCCGAGATCTGGATCGCCCTGCGGCCGTTGGCCGACGCGCTCGCCGACGCGCGGGCCGTCGATGCCGCCGTTGCGGCGGGAGCCGGCCTCCCGCTGGCCGGTCTGACCGCCGCGGTGAAGAACAACGTCGACGTCGCGGGCATCCCCACCACCGCGGCCTGTCCCGGCTATGCCGGCGAGGCCGCCCTTGCCGACGCCCCGGTGGTCGCGCGCCTGCGCGCAGCCGGTGCCGTCGTGATCGGGGTGACCAACCTCGACCAGTTCGCCACGGGGCTGGTCGGCACGCGCAGCCCGCACGGCGCGGTGCGCGACGCCCGCCGGCCCGAATACATCTCGGGCGGGTCGAGTTCCGGATCGGCGGTCGCGGTCGCCCTGGGCATCGTCGACGTCGGGATCGGCACCGACACCGCGGGATCCGGGCGGGTCCCCGCCGCACTGCAGGGCATCGTCGGGATCAAACCGACCTACGGTGTGGTGCCCACCGACGGTGTGGTGCCCGCCTGCCGCTCGTACGACTGCGTCACCGTCTTCGCCCGCGACCTCGACACCGCCGACGCCGCCATGGGCGTGCTGGCGGGTGCCGACGAGACGACGGCGGCGCGGCCGTTCCCGCCCGGGGCTCCACTCGGCGCGCCGGCCGAGCCGCGGGTGGCCGTACCCCGTGAACTGCCCGGCCTGAATCCAGCCTGGCAGAACGCATTCGGCGACGCCAGGGCCCGGCTCGAGGAGCGGGGCGTGAGCGTCCGCGAGATCGACCTCACCCCGTTCCTCGAGGCGGCGCGACTGCTCTACGACGGCGGCCTGGTGGCCGAACGCCACGAAGCGGTCGGGGAGTTCGTCGACGCCCACCCAGACCAGGTCGACCCGACCGTGGGTGCCATCATCTCGGCGGCCGGTACGGTCCCCGCCACACGGCTGCTGCGCGACCGGGTGCGCCTGGCCGAACTCACCGCCGTGGCGATGGCCGAACTCGGCGACTGCGATGCGCTGCTGATCCCGACCACGACCGAACACCCGACGATCGCCGAGGTCGAGGCCGATCCGATCGGGGTCAACTCGCGGCTGGGCACGTACACCAACTTCTGCAACCTCATGGACATGTGCGCGGTCGCCGTGCCGTCCGGGACCGTCGACGGCGCGCAGTTCGGGGTGTCGGTGGTCGCCCGAGCGGGCGCCGACGCGCTGGCGCTCGATATCGCGCGCCGTGTCATGGCGCACTCGGATCCTGTTGTCCGGCAGATGGTCTGGCCGATGCGTGCCGGACTGCAGGCGGTACCGCTGCTCGTCGTCGGCGCGCACCTGCGTGGCCAGCCGCTGGCGTGGCAGCTGGACCAGCGGGGCGCCCGTTGGGTCGGACCCGTGCTCACCGCCCCGCTCTACCGCCTCTCGCGCCTGGACACCGACCCGCCCAAACCCGGCCTGATGCGGGTGGGCGCGGCATCCGGTGCGGCGATCGGCGGTGAGCTGTGGTTGATCGGGGCCGCCATGCTCGGAGACTTCCTCGCGGCGCTGCCCGCCCCGATGATGCTGGGCCGGGTCACGCTGGCCGACGGTACCGAGGTGGTCGGGTTCGGCTGCGCGCTCGACGCTTGGGAGTCCGGTGAGGACATCTCGTCCTACGGGGACTGGCGGCGCTATCTGACCGATGTCACCGGCAACGCACTCAGTGAGCGGGTGTAG